Proteins from a single region of Antechinus flavipes isolate AdamAnt ecotype Samford, QLD, Australia chromosome 2, AdamAnt_v2, whole genome shotgun sequence:
- the LOC127548283 gene encoding LOW QUALITY PROTEIN: uncharacterized protein LOC127548283 (The sequence of the model RefSeq protein was modified relative to this genomic sequence to represent the inferred CDS: deleted 2 bases in 1 codon; substituted 1 base at 1 genomic stop codon), producing GEGGGGGGGGGGGGGGGRGGGGGGGRGGGGGGRGRGGGGGGRGGGGGGEGGGGGGGGGGGRGGGGGGGGGGGRGGGGGGERGRGGGGGGERGRGGGGGGERGRGGGGGGGGGRGRGGRGGGGGRGRGGGGGGGGRERGKGGGGGGGGGGGGGGGGGGGGRERGKGGGGGGGGKGGGRGGGGGEXGGGGKGGGRGGGGGEGGKGGGRGGGGGGGGGEGGGRGEGGGGGKGGGGGGGGRGGGGG from the exons ggagaaggaggaggaggaggaggaggaggaggaggaggaggaggaggaggaagaggaggaggaggaggaggaggaagaggaggaggaggaggaggaagaggaagaggaggaggaggaggaggaagaggaggaggaggaggaggagaaggaggaggaggaggaggaggaggaggaggaggaagaggaggaggaggaggaggaggaggaggaggaggaagaggaggaggaggaggaggagaaagaggaagaggaggaggaggaggaggagaaagaggaagaggaggaggaggaggaggagaaagaggaagaggaggaggaggaggaggaggaggaggaagaggaagaggagga agaggaggaggaggaggaagaggaagaggaggaggaggaggaggaggaggaagagaaagaggaaaaggaggaggaggaggaggaggaggaggaggaggaggaggaggaggaggaggaggaggaggaagagaaagaggaaaaggaggaggaggaggaggaggaggaaaagggggaggaagaggaggaggaggaggagaatgaggaggaggaggaaaagggggaggaagaggaggaggaggaggagaaggaggaaaaggaggaggaagaggaggaggaggaggaggaggaggaggagaaggaggaggaagaggagaaggaggaggaggaggaaaaggaggaggaggaggaggaggaggaagaggaggaggaggagga